The Diabrotica virgifera virgifera chromosome 10, PGI_DIABVI_V3a genome has a window encoding:
- the LOC126893031 gene encoding uncharacterized protein LOC126893031, with product MEEDEVDAACRGIKKRTRTEKSESEDENLASMKEMLKKMSDQMAKREEEMTREMAKRDEEMAREMAKRDEETAKKDKEIERQRDEMAKIKGNKGKILSEEGKRKKETMIFGRMGSVRRSPVSGRDLTKTDLPGETILQRSSSLMVRTMDKLTRVSNNLVKLMSDHTNTKVEIKNEVKNLKIVTKDMKSNLRQVALGSIEKRNRIVEHTGEEETTKETAGVSTQVGFEEFFPEKLSEEEIEMIATVLNSGERGFKK from the exons ATGGAAGAGGATGAGGTAGATGCGGCGTGCAGAGGCATTAAGAAAAGAACTCGGACCGAGAAATCCGAGAGCGAGGACGAGAACCTAGCAAGCATGAAGGAAATGCTGAAGAAGATGAGTGACCAGATGGCAAAGAGGGAAGAAGAGATGACCCGAGAAATGGCGAAGAGAGATGAAGAGATGGCCCGAGAAATGGCGAAGAGAGATGAAGAAACGGCGAAGAAAGATAAAGAAATTGAGCGACAGAGAGACGAGATGGCAAAGAT TAAAGGGAACAAAGGAAAAATTCTAAGCGAAGAgggaaagaggaagaaagagacTATGATCTTCGGAAGAATGGGATCTGTTCGAAGATCTCCGGTCAGTGGTAGGGACCTGACCAAGACGGATCTCCCAGGGGAGACAATCTTGCAAAGGAGCTCCTCACTAATGGTAAGAACAATGGATAAACTTACCAGAGtttcaaataatttagtgaaactaatgtccgaCCATACAAACACGAAGGTCGAGATCAAGAATGAGGTAAAAAACTTAAAGATAGTCACCAAAGACATGAAGAGCAATCTCAGACAAGTCGCCCTCGGCAGCATTGAGAAACGAAATAGAATAGTAGAGCACACCGGTGAGGAAGAAACGACTAAGGAAACGGCAGGAGTGTCCACACAGGTCGGCTTCGAAGAGTTCTTTCCCGAAAAACTTAGTGAAGAAGAGATAGAAATGATCGCAACGGTTCTGAACTCAGGAGAAAGAggctttaaaaaataa